In one window of Thermus aquaticus DNA:
- a CDS encoding ABC transporter substrate-binding protein, which yields MKRREFLKKVGVGSLAALGMPYLARAQARPVKMALLLPLTGPFAFAGNAGREGFVDGADYVNEVLGGIAGRKLELIVEDTGYDVARGTAAFNRVLARERPDELLFVYGDSTGLSKALAPEIARLGLPYSATSFASELADPKTYPTIFVFGPTYNDMMEALLRQVRLQKGKARIALVYSNTEFGRDPIPYAKERAKALGMEVVHEEVTPPAFTDATPVVLNLRRANPDFVILQGYALSVEPLILRAAREQGLKAQFMGTYYSAELVLIQRAGPAADGFTVTYHNPYWYEALVPAVDEMRKFRQRKGRDTSYRPTYYMGSLAVVLAVAEAMRRAAQAGKLSRAGLVEYLEKIGDYNALGLTRGFQFVDHRIPYTKLYRASVKDGRFNAITDWIKLA from the coding sequence ATGAAGCGCAGAGAGTTTCTAAAGAAGGTGGGTGTGGGTTCCTTGGCGGCTTTGGGCATGCCCTACCTGGCCAGGGCTCAGGCCAGGCCGGTGAAGATGGCGCTGCTTCTGCCCCTCACCGGTCCCTTCGCCTTCGCCGGCAACGCCGGGCGGGAAGGGTTTGTGGACGGCGCGGACTACGTGAACGAGGTGCTGGGGGGGATCGCCGGGCGGAAGCTGGAGCTCATCGTGGAGGACACGGGCTACGACGTAGCCAGGGGCACGGCGGCCTTTAACCGCGTCCTCGCCCGGGAGCGGCCGGACGAGCTCCTCTTCGTCTACGGGGACTCCACCGGCCTCTCCAAGGCCCTGGCCCCGGAGATCGCCCGCCTGGGCCTGCCCTACTCGGCCACCAGCTTCGCCAGCGAGCTGGCCGACCCCAAGACCTACCCCACCATCTTCGTCTTTGGCCCCACCTACAACGACATGATGGAGGCCCTTCTGCGTCAAGTGCGCCTGCAGAAGGGCAAGGCCAGGATCGCCCTGGTCTACTCCAACACCGAGTTCGGCCGCGACCCCATCCCCTACGCCAAGGAGCGGGCCAAGGCCCTGGGCATGGAGGTGGTTCACGAGGAGGTCACGCCCCCGGCCTTCACCGACGCCACCCCCGTGGTCCTGAACCTGCGCCGGGCCAACCCCGACTTCGTCATCCTCCAGGGTTACGCCCTTTCCGTGGAGCCCTTGATCCTGCGCGCCGCCCGCGAGCAGGGCCTCAAGGCCCAGTTCATGGGCACCTACTACTCCGCCGAGCTGGTCCTCATCCAGCGGGCGGGGCCCGCCGCCGATGGCTTCACCGTCACCTACCACAACCCCTACTGGTACGAGGCCCTGGTCCCCGCCGTGGACGAGATGCGCAAGTTCCGGCAGCGGAAGGGCCGGGACACCTCCTACCGGCCCACCTACTACATGGGGAGCCTGGCCGTGGTCCTGGCCGTCGCCGAGGCCATGCGCCGGGCGGCCCAGGCGGGGAAGCTCTCCCGGGCCGGGCTGGTGGAGTACCTGGAGAAGATAGGGGACTACAACGCCCTGGGCCTCACCCGGGGCTTCCAGTTCGTGGACCACCGCATCCCCTACACCAAGCTCTACCGGGCCAGCGTCAAGGACGGGCGCTTCAACGCCATCACCGACTGGATCAAGCTGGCCTAG
- the serA gene encoding phosphoglycerate dehydrogenase: MWRVLVSDEMRLGEVKYPGVLLDYRPGIGREELLEIIPAYDALITRSRTQVDAELLKRGKRLKVVGRGGVGVDNVDLEAASRLGILVVNVPEANTRSAAELAFGLLLSAARGIALSDRKIRAGEWDRKFLGLELKGKTLGIVGLGRIGGQVARFAKGFEMRVLAYDPYIPRTRAESLGVELLEHLEDLLRQSHFLTVHTPLTEETRGMIGRRELYLLPRGAVVVNAARGGIVDEKALLEVLEEGHLFAAGLDVFSEEPPPKDHPLLKHPRVVLTAHLGANTLEAQERVGEAILERVVRTLEGDLSYALNTGFDPEALQALRGFLPLGEALGRLLAQITRGRPQVLEVAFLGQYEKDPEPVASAVAKGLLSRVLGPEAVNLVSARPLLKERGIRLVTQRQEEAGEYTRLLEVRLTTDQETRRARGVVIGGKPRLVGIDDYSLEVVPEGYMLVCVNYDRPGVVGQVGTLLGEAGVNIAGMQLGRDVPGGRALFVLTVDQKPAPEVLEALRALPVLERVDLAEL; encoded by the coding sequence ATGTGGCGGGTTCTGGTTTCCGACGAGATGCGCCTGGGAGAGGTCAAGTACCCCGGGGTCCTCCTGGACTACCGCCCAGGCATCGGCCGCGAGGAGCTTCTGGAGATCATCCCCGCCTACGATGCCCTCATTACCCGAAGCCGCACCCAGGTGGACGCCGAGCTCTTAAAGCGGGGCAAGCGCCTCAAGGTGGTGGGCCGGGGCGGGGTGGGGGTGGACAACGTGGACCTGGAGGCGGCGAGCCGCCTGGGCATCCTGGTGGTCAACGTCCCCGAGGCCAACACCCGCTCGGCCGCCGAGCTGGCCTTCGGCCTCCTCCTCTCGGCCGCCCGGGGCATCGCCCTCTCCGACCGCAAGATCCGCGCCGGGGAGTGGGACCGCAAGTTCCTGGGCCTGGAGCTTAAGGGCAAGACCCTGGGCATCGTGGGCTTGGGCCGCATCGGCGGCCAGGTGGCCCGCTTCGCCAAGGGCTTTGAGATGCGGGTCCTGGCCTACGATCCTTACATCCCCAGGACCCGGGCCGAGAGCCTGGGGGTGGAGCTTCTGGAGCACCTGGAGGACCTCCTCCGCCAGAGCCACTTCCTCACCGTGCACACCCCCCTGACCGAGGAGACCCGGGGGATGATCGGCCGCCGGGAGCTCTACCTCCTTCCCCGTGGGGCGGTGGTGGTGAACGCCGCCCGGGGCGGCATCGTGGACGAGAAGGCCCTTCTGGAGGTGTTGGAGGAGGGGCACCTCTTCGCCGCCGGCCTGGACGTCTTCTCCGAGGAGCCCCCGCCCAAGGACCATCCCCTCCTGAAGCACCCCCGGGTGGTCCTCACCGCCCACCTGGGGGCCAACACCCTCGAGGCCCAGGAGCGGGTGGGGGAGGCCATCCTGGAGAGGGTGGTGCGCACCCTGGAGGGGGACCTCTCCTACGCCCTGAACACCGGCTTTGACCCCGAGGCCCTTCAGGCCCTACGGGGCTTCCTCCCCCTGGGCGAGGCCCTGGGCAGGCTCCTGGCCCAGATCACCCGGGGGCGGCCCCAGGTTTTGGAGGTGGCCTTTCTGGGCCAGTACGAGAAGGACCCCGAGCCCGTGGCCAGCGCCGTGGCCAAGGGCCTCCTCTCCCGGGTCCTGGGGCCCGAGGCCGTGAACCTGGTCTCCGCCAGGCCCCTCCTGAAGGAGCGGGGCATCCGCCTCGTCACCCAGAGGCAGGAGGAGGCGGGAGAGTACACCAGGCTCCTGGAGGTGCGCCTCACCACCGACCAGGAGACCCGCCGGGCCCGGGGGGTGGTCATCGGAGGCAAGCCCCGCTTGGTGGGCATTGACGACTACTCCCTGGAGGTGGTGCCCGAGGGGTACATGCTGGTCTGCGTCAACTACGACCGCCCGGGGGTGGTGGGCCAAGTGGGAACCCTCCTGGGCGAGGCCGGGGTCAACATCGCCGGGATGCAGTTGGGCCGGGACGTGCCCGGGGGGCGGGCCCTGTTCGTCCTCACCGTGGACCAGAAGCCCGCCCCGGAGGTCCTCGAGGCCCTGAGGGCGTTGCCCGTGCTGGAACGGGTGGACCTGGCGGAGCTCTAA
- a CDS encoding MIP/aquaporin family protein: MAPSLWSRALAEFLGTFALLQASLGSLAWGEGPLVPALASGLAILVMVVALGGVSGAHFNPAVSLVFFLEGALKARELLAYWLAQLLGSLSASGMAAFLYPGVLAKGLPTSSDWGRGLAAEVLGAFFLVLVILMVVRTRHPLAGVAIGLTVTLLVLALASLSGGAFNPARWAGPALLLGDLGGALVYLPGPFLGGLLALAVSRALARGEAG; encoded by the coding sequence ATGGCTCCTTCCCTCTGGTCCCGCGCCTTGGCCGAGTTTCTGGGCACCTTCGCTCTCCTCCAGGCCAGCCTGGGGAGCCTAGCCTGGGGGGAGGGGCCTCTGGTCCCGGCGCTGGCCAGCGGCCTGGCCATCCTGGTCATGGTGGTGGCCCTGGGGGGTGTTTCCGGGGCCCACTTCAACCCGGCGGTGAGCCTGGTCTTCTTCCTAGAGGGGGCCCTGAAGGCCAGGGAGCTTCTCGCCTACTGGCTGGCCCAGCTTTTGGGGAGCCTCAGCGCCTCGGGGATGGCCGCCTTTCTCTACCCGGGGGTCCTGGCCAAGGGGCTTCCCACCTCCTCCGACTGGGGCAGGGGACTGGCCGCCGAGGTCCTGGGGGCCTTCTTCCTGGTCCTCGTCATCCTCATGGTGGTGCGGACCAGGCACCCTCTGGCGGGGGTGGCCATCGGCCTCACGGTGACCCTCCTCGTCCTCGCCCTGGCCTCCCTTTCTGGGGGCGCCTTCAACCCCGCCCGCTGGGCGGGCCCGGCCCTCCTCCTCGGGGACCTGGGCGGGGCCTTGGTTTACCTCCCCGGCCCTTTCCTGGGGGGGCTTCTGGCCCTGGCCGTCTCGCGGGCCCTGGCCCGGGGAGAGGCCGGGTAG